In the genome of Podospora pseudocomata strain CBS 415.72m chromosome 2 map unlocalized CBS415.72m_2.2, whole genome shotgun sequence, one region contains:
- a CDS encoding uncharacterized protein (antiSMASH:Cluster_1; EggNog:ENOG503P6ZH; COG:S): MVVLKLAKMFLLPKGTGLIRYIPYLFIIPVLVFHALALTGCVSTSPGIPNIYVVSLRSAELANTNNTDLDVQVRIGYFGMCGISEEHGTLCGTVSGRSVEDLSSTLFPAATASNNTLLKNEITDLITTAQDLQTEIFISILAGAAVLFIVGLVALFFFKQDRKKNATEWYEQGKWSKIVKRGTYGALFLSAAMTFASALATSQSAGALQITSAVMENTSVLIKTGTTIQVFQWIAFGFGFSFAAVVPFLAKPREESGSGEYVDKEGNVV, encoded by the exons ATGGTCGTCTTGAAGCTCGCAAAGATGTTCCTCCTGC CCAAGGGCACCGGACTCATCCGTTACATCCCCtacctcttcatcatccccgtcctcgtcttccaCGCCCTCGCCTTGACCGGCTGCGTGAGCACCTCCCCGGGGATCCCCAACATCTATGTTGTCTCCCTCCGCTCCGCCGAGCTcgcaaacacaaacaacaccGACCTCGACGTCCAAGTCCGGATCGGCTACTTTGGCATGTGCGGCATCAGCGAAGAGCACGGCACCCTCTGCGGCACCGTCTCGGGCCGCTCCGTCGAGGACCTCTCCTCGACTCTGTTCCCCGCCGCGACCGCATCAAataacaccctcctcaagaacGAAATCACcgatctcatcaccaccgctcaGGACCTCCAGACTGAGatcttcatctccatcctcgccggcGCTGCAgtcctcttcatcgttggccttgtcgcgctctttttcttcaagcaagacaggaagaagaatgccACTGAGTGGTATGAGCAAGGAAAGTGGAGTAAGATTGTCAAGCGCGGGACTTATGGTGCGCTTTTCCTCTCGGCTGCCATGACGTTTGCCTCTGCGCTTGCCACGAGCCAAAGCGCGGGTGCGCTCCAGATTACGAGCGCTGTGATGGAGAATACTTCGGTTTTGATCAAGACCGGGACGACGATTCAGGTTTTCCAGTGGATCgcgtttgggtttgggttttcatttgcggcggtggtgccgttTTTGGCGAAGCCTAGGGAGGAGAGTGGGAGCGGGGAGTATGTTGATAAGGAGGGGAATGTGGTTTGA
- a CDS encoding uncharacterized protein (SMCOG1034:cytochrome P450; COG:Q; antiSMASH:Cluster_1; EggNog:ENOG503NZJ7) — MILQLAALVFGAIYVVVLTYRSWARHRKVPGPFFASISNLPRLRWAWSGEAHHVHMQLHDRFGRLVRLGPNCISIDDPEEVLKIYGTGVNLKKSDFYKVMQPMSCGRVIQGLFNTQDDDLHRAMKRPIANIYSMSNLVEFEPHVDTTICFFLTKLDEILAKDGQTVDLGTWLQWFAFDVMGEITFSKRLGFLDEAKDVDGIMGSIQKVFKYASWVGQIPWLDNLLAKNPLARFLPEGNSPIVAFALARAHERSNISEVEKTTTYHNTKDFMSRFLEAKEKNPDILDWFVTAWATSNVLAGGDTTAIMMRAVIYFLIKHPDCLGKLMEELSQANSEGRLSDNVTWKESQSLPYLDACVKEAGRLHPVIGLPLERVVGKGGVELCGVHFEGGTVVGMNPWVVHRSKEVFGEDADKFRPERWLCERERRVKMERCLLTFGAGRRTCLGKNISYLEIYKLIPTLFWRYRMTLEGDWKVQNHWMVAQTGLNVRMTPRCGSKKEVSV; from the exons ATGATCCTTCAACTTGCTGCATTGGTCTTTGGGGCGATAtatgtggtggtgttgacatATCGATCCTGGGCAAGACATCGGAAAGTTCCTGGACCCTTCTTCGCATCCATATCGAATCTCCCCAGGCTCAGATGGGCATGGTCTGGCGAAGCACATCATGTTCATATGCAGCTGCACGACCGATTTGGTAGACTTGTACGCCTCGGGCCAAACTGCATCAGTATTGACGACCCAGAAGAGGTCCTAAAGATTTATGGTACTGGGGTTAATCTCAAAAAG TCCGATTTCTACAAGGTTATGCAGCCCATGTCATGCGGCAGGGTGATCCAAGGGCTGTTTAACACCCAGGATGACGACCTCCACCGGGCTATGAAGAGACCGATTGCCAATATATACTCAATGTCGAATCTAGTCGAGTTTGAGCCACATGTTGACACCACTATTTGTTTCTTTCTGACGAAGCTGGATGAAATTTTGGCCAAAGATGGGCAAACAGTGGATCTTGGGACATGGCTTCAGTGGTTTGCCTTTGACGTGATGGGCGAGATCACGTTCAGCAAACGTCTTGGTTTTCTTGATGAAGCAAAGGATGTCGACGGGATCATGGGCAGTATTCAGAAGGTCTTCAAGTACGCCTCATGG GTTGGGCAGATCCCTTGGCTTGACAACCTCTTGGCGAAGAACCCTCTCGCGCGCTTCCTTCCCGAAGGCAACTCCCCCATTGTGGCGTTTGCTCTCGCCAGAGCGCATGAAAGATCAAACATCAGCGAAGTAGAGAAAACGACCACGTACCATAATACCAAGGACTTCATGTCTCGCTTTctggaggccaaggagaagaaccCGGATATCCTGGACTGGTTCGTCACTGCTTGGGCGACATCGAATGTCTTGGCTGGGGGCGATACGACTGCCATCATGATGAGAGCCGTCATTTACTTTCTGATCAAACATCCGGACTGTCTTGGTAAGCTGATGGAGGAACTTTCACAGGCGAATAGCGAGGGCCGACTATCGGATAATGTCACATGGAAGGAGTCTCAAAGTCTCCCGTACTTGGATGCGTGCGTCAAGGAGGCGGGCAGGTTACATCCTGTCATTGGGCTGCCGcttgagagggtggtgggtaAAGGTGGCGTGGAGCTTTGCGGCGTGCACTTTGAGGGGGGGACGGTTGTGGGAATGAATCCTTGGGTTGTTCACCGCAGCAAGGAGGTCTTTGGTGAAGATGCAGACAAGTTCAGGCcggagaggtggttgtgtgagagggagagaagggtcaagatggagaggtgtCTGTTGACGTTTGGAGCTGGACGGAGGACGTGCTTGGGGAAGAATATCTCATATTTGGAGATTTACAAGCTGATTCCAACTTTGTTTTGGCGGTATCGG ATGACGCTTGAGGGCGACTGGAAGGTGCAAAACCATTGGATGGTTGCTCAGACTGGGCTCAATGTCCGGATGACTCCAAGATGCGGTAGCAAGAAGGAGGTTTCGGTTTGA
- a CDS encoding uncharacterized protein (antiSMASH:Cluster_1; COG:E; EggNog:ENOG503P2GZ): MSLAFKVITSFSSIFTATYSTIESLITSPNQDTNHQQDHAFQAPSATDKRSPCPMVNALANHAYLPRDGSNVSLLKLIQAAKEGINLAPDATLIVGLKALQTSTTGSWLTFNLDDLNKHGVIEHDASLSRKDVFFGDNHSFSPETWETVFKHFRGLEKIPLQVAAAARKERVESARASNPEFSLTEDQNRFSILETSLYLMVFGEGTQGNARTDWVKVLFEEERLPFQEGFTRSPTMLTLGQILELHKKVEAV; this comes from the exons ATGTCGCTCGCCTTCAAAGTCAtcacatccttctcctccataTTCACCGCAACCTACAGCACGATCGAGTCCCTTATAACTTCCCCCAACCAggacaccaaccaccaacaggACCATGCCTTCCAAGCCCCTTCCGCCACCGATAAACGCAGCCCATGTCCGATGGTCAACGCTCTCGCAAACCACGCCTACCTTCCCCGCGATGGGTCCaacgtctccctcctcaagctcatcCAAGCCGCCAAAGAGGGCATCAACCTCGCCCCCGACGCAACCCTCATCGTCGGCCTCAaagccctccaaacctccaccactggcAGCTGGTTAACCTTCAACCTGGACGACCTGAACAAACACGGTG tCATCGAACACGACGCCTCCCTCAGCAGAAAAGACGTCTTTTTCGGCGACAACCACTCCTTTTCCCCCGAGACGTGGGAAACAGTATTTAAACACTTTCGAGGACTGGAGAAAATCCCCCTCCAAGTTGCCGCAGCGGCCAGGAAGGAAAGAGTGGAGAGCGCAAGGGCTTCCAACCCGGAGTTTAGCCTGACCGAGGATCAGAACAGGTTCTCCATTTTGGAGACCAGTCTGTATCTCATGGTCTTTGGGGAGGGAACGCAGGGGAATGCGCGGACTGATTGGGTCAAGGTGCTGTTTG aagaggagaggCTGCCGTTTCAGGAGGGGTTTACGCGGTCGCCTACGATGCTGACTCTTGGTCAGATTTTAGAGTTGCacaagaaggtggaggcCGTTTAA
- a CDS encoding Type I Iterative PKS (antiSMASH:Cluster_1; SMCOG1022:Beta-ketoacyl synthase; EggNog:ENOG503NWH8; COG:I) produces MTANTLLLFGDQTGEVLPSIQSLSRNASSYQTLATFLRKATDRLRSAVLQAPAHYRRSFPNFTSLSELAAAVSKQDHASPALYAALLCIAQIGDVIVYLENNPGLLDASKDRLAIVGLCTGLLPAAVVSCSRNLTEVIALADETVHLAFHVGLAASKRSHEVDPSTGSWATLVSQVDISAAREAIGIFNRNSMPRHQVYISAESPNSVTISGPPSATEAFFSSTSIFGECKRIPLPIAAAFHADNLQPIQPTVLLQNINPSLHSKPVQHPFLLSPHSGLPYQESSFGNVLVEVVGDIFRHPILFDACTQGLAKILSSQPNLLAFGPVSCEKAIQQALHGHGIKLETPSTATTLNNTSSIPNAIAIIGMSVRLPGSETLQDFWQVLEDGRNLHEKIRPDRFDINTHVDPSGKAKNTSLTPYGVFIDRPGYFDTRLFNMSPREAAQTDPQQRLLLLTTYEALEMAGYTPNATPSTNTKRIGSFMGQTGDDYRVVNASQNVDTYFITGNIRAFGPGRLNYHFGWEGPSYSVDTACSSSAASIQLACSALLSSEVDMAVGGGANLLTASDLFAGLSRGSFLSKTGGCKTFDHGADGYVRADAVGVIVLKRLDDALADRDNILAVLRATATNHSAEASSITHPHAETQERLFNSVLSKAGIDPIEIDYAELHGTGTQAGDATESRSVTNVLSRNRPADKPLFIGTVKPNLGHGEAASGVTSLIKAILMLSKNMIPPHIGIKGRINEKLPPLADMNTRISFGKTPFRPRPGGDGKRKILINNFDAAGGNTSMVIEDPPMLPTEGVDPRNHHVITVSGKTPNSIMGNSKRLLEHLDQNPDARLEDIAYTTTARRMHHNLRKAHVASSIKTLRDSLQQAITREMWTKVPAAPPQVVFLFTGQGSAYSGMASNLFKTSAPFRELLQGNDDICVSHGFKSFLPLVEDKNFDMMMASPVQVQLAIVSIELAMAEYWKSLGVMPAAVVGHSLGEYPALCVAGVLSLSDCLYLVGKRAGLMVSNCSPGTHSMLAVQADQGDTEALLKSVDDDSGIEIACRNGPTSIVVSGGLDQIRELQEKALTRGLKTTVLEVQYAFHSSQMDAILEDFSSVANRVNFAAPAIPVASTVLGSIVEGAGIINAKYLLRGTRGPVQFMDAVEAVKSLQNSPNQQTVWIETGPSPVCVGMVRSMAMEGAADQLLPSMKKGEDDWKMLTTSVAKAFAAGLNIDWREFHRPYELSLRLTALPHYAFDLKNYWIQYEGDWALRKGDADSLPRSPAAQDRLTKLPSTTLHRIESEVRDKAGISVIFASDASEPKLNTALRGHLVNGAGLCPSSIYADMAFTAASYILGDAGLNMSLDVRDMQVDKPLVIQPGDTKQIIRVFATKKIGSDQIKVTFASQDGSRNEHHATCSVVCGRGESWQHNWSKTAYLIKARIESLKESSNKGQTHRILRSMVYKLFAALVDYDTRYQGLQEVFMDSNLFEAAANVKFNTSDSDGTFNHSPYWIDGFSHLSGFVLNGGERTPADAVYISHGWDSMKIVGQLSADKEYQSYVRMQDTSTRGVMEGDVYLFEGDVVVAVCQGLRFQRIQRSIFDHLLPPPNKPSTPSQPMPSLGAKRQSLNSHIPTIKVELVDDDIVSSDFDQVLQLVASEVGVDVEDLADDTVFADLGVDSLLSITITAKLGQLWGQAIPAGLFTEILTVAELRRYHLENIDNSEDDDRASSYGGSTCGNDIFSQPQSQAYTPFTNTGLSIGTPVEDRAGAIRKIIAAELGMSIEEIDNDVPLADLGVDSLLSLSIMAAIKAQTGQIFPSSFLMEYPSLAAIEAAFGPRRTLPAQQLFKALEKVQNNKSIPQSEAVLLQGSSSSREPALFLLPDGSGSASSYVGLPNLKLSGPVWGLDSPFLNNPEAFTIPLEELASSFAAEIRNKQAHGPYRLAGWSIGGTYAYEVALQLLSHGEVVESLTLIDAPCPASLPPLPIETISLLDKVGAFDGFKNKKKAGKTYMRETVHAHFAGSVKALEKYKPAAMQNISTPLIKSVTVVWARDGVWDTVGPEVKARHIKALGKKNAARDWMLDTKSGFGPNGWELLLPGAEIQCKVVEGDHFTIMKDSGVLKLGEVLQGTIVGPARS; encoded by the exons atgACAGCCAACACTTTGCTTCTCTTTGGGGACCAGACAGGGGAGGTCCTACCTTCAATACAATCTCTCTCCAGAAATGCTTCATCATATCAGACCTTGGCAACGTTTCTGAGGAAGGCCACAGATAGACTCAGAAGTGCAGTACTTCAAGCCCCTGCTCACTATCGACGCTCCTTTCCAAATTTCACCTCTCTCTCCgagctcgccgccgccgtgtcGAAACAAGATCACGCATCTCCTGCCTTATATGCCGCACTTCTGTGTATCGCGCAAATTGGCGATGTCATCGT ATATCTCGAAAACAACCCAGGGCTCCTAGACGCTTCTAAGGACAGGCTTGCCATTGTCGGGTTATGTACTGGCCTTCTCCCCGCCGCGGTTGTCTCGTGCTCCAGAAACCTCACCGAAGTGATCGCACTTGCAGATGAAACTGTTCATCTTGCTTTCCACGTCGGTCTTGCGGCATCAAAAAGGTCCCACGAGGTAGATCCATCCACTGGCAGCTGGGCTACTCTGGTCTCCCAGGTCGATATTTCTGCCGCTAGGGAAGCCATTGGCATCTTCAACCGCAACTCGATGCCCAGACACCAGGTATACATCAGTGCTGAGAGCCCAAACTCAGTGACGATTAGCGGCCCGCCTTCCGCTACCGAAGCTTTCTTCAGCTCCACCTCAATCTTCGGAGAATGCAAAAGAATTCCACTTCCCATTGCAGCGGCCTTTCACGCCGATAATCTTCAGCCCATTCAGCCCACAGTGCTTCTCCAGAATATAAACCCTTCTCTACACTCGAAACCTGTACAACATCCCTTTCTTCTGTCTCCTCATTCAGGCTTGCCTTATCAAGAGTCGTCATTCGGTAATgttttggtggaggttgtgggtgaCATCTTCCGGCATCCTATATTGTTCGACGCATGTACTCAAGGGCTTGCCAAAATTCTCTCATCCCAACCGAACCTTCTGGCCTTTGGACCAGTGAGCTGTGAAAAGGCAATTCAGCAAGCCCTGCACGGCCACGGTATCAAATTGGAGACTCCCAGTACTGCAACGACGCTGAACAACACTTCATCGATACCCAACGCCATAGCCATCATCGGCATGTCAGTCCGGCTCCCAGGAAGTGAGACCCTACAAGATTTCTGGCAAGTGCTTGAGGACGGCCGCAATCTCCACGAAAAGATTCGTCCTGATCGTTTCGATATCAACACCCATGTTGATCCTTCTGGCAAGGCCAAGAACACTAGCTTGACACCATATGGTGTGTTCATCGATCGACCTGGATACTTCGATACGAGACTGTTCAATATGTCTCCCCGTGAGGCTGCTCAAACAGACCCTCAGCAACGACTGCTCCTTCTGACCACGTACGAGGCTCTCGAGATGGCTGGGTACACTCCCAATGCAACGCCGTCTACCAATACCAAAAGGATCGGCTCCTTCATGGGCCAGACAGGTGACGACTATCGTGTGGTAAACGCGAGTCAGAACGTCGACACGTACTTCATCACTGGCAACATTCGCGCCTTCGGTCCAGGTAGACTGAACTATCATTTCGGTTGGGAAGGGCCGAGCTATTCCGTTGACACAGCGTGTTCATCCAGCGCAGCTAGTATCCAATTGGCCTGCTCTGCGCTGCTCAGTAGCGAGGTGGACATggctgtgggtggtggtgctaaCCTGCTCACTGCATCCGATTTGTTTGCTGGGCTAAGTCGGGGGAGCTTCTTGTCAAAGACTGGAGGTTGCAAAACCTTTGATCATGGTGCGGACGGCTATGTTCGCGCAGACGCAGTAGGTGTCATCGTgctgaagaggttggacGACGCATTGGCCGACAGAGACAACATCCTCGCGGTCCTTcgggcaacagcaaccaaccACTCCGCTGAAGCATCCTCCATCACTCATCCTCACGCCGAGACACAAGAGCGACTGTTCAATTCAGTCCTAAGCAAAGCCGGCATCGACCCTATCGAGATCGATTACGCAGAGCTCCACGGCACTGGTACCCAGGCAGGTGATGCAACCGAGAGCCGATCTGTGACCAATGTTCTTTCCCGTAACCGCCCGGCCGACAAACCCCTGTTCATCGGCACTGTTAAGCCCAATCTCGGCCACGGTGAGGCGGCCAGCGGTGTCACCTCTCTCATCAAAGCCATCTTGATGTTGAGTAAGAACATGATTCCGCCCCATATTGGAATAAAAGGCCGGATCAACGAGAAGCTACCACCGCTGGCTGACATGAACACCCGGATATCATTCGGTAAAACTCCATTCCGCCCCCGTCCTGGCGGTgatggaaagagaaaaatcctcatcaacaacttcGACGCTGCTGGCGGAAATACCAGCATGGTCATCGAAGATCCTCCCATGTTACCAACAGAGGGTGTGGATCCCCGCAATCATCATGTCATTACCGTGTCTGGAAAGACGCCAAACTCCATCATGGGGAACAGCAAGCGTCTTCTTGAGCACTTAGACCAAAATCCTGACGCTCGTCTAGAGGACATTGcctacaccaccactgcACGCCGGATGCATCATAATCTGCGCAAGGCCCATGTTGCTTCTTCGATCAAGACCCTTCGGGACAGTTTGCAGCAAGCCATCACAAGAGAGATGTGGACAAAGGTCCCGGCCGCGCCCCCTCAAGTCGTGTTCCTCTTCACTGGCCAGGGTTCTGCGTATAGCGGCATGGCATCAAACTTGTTCAAGACCAGCGCACCGTTCCGCGAGCTTCTTCAAGGTAATGACGATATATGCGTCTCTCATGGCTTCAAATCTTTCCTGCCCCTTGTAGAGGACAAGAACTTCgacatgatgatggcttcGCCGGTTCAGGTGCAGTTGGCAATTGTGTCCATAGAGCTAGCCATGGCAGAATATTGGAAATCTCTTGGGGTAATGCCGGCTGCCGTTGTTGGTCACAGCCTTGGGGAGTATCCTGCACTGTGCGTCGCTGGTGTCCTCTCTCTCAGCGACTGCCTGTATCTTGTTGGGAAAAGGGCAGGTTTGATGGTATCCAATTGCTCGCCTGGTACGCACTCGATGCTGGCTGTTCAAGCAGACCAAGGTGACACTGAAGCACTCCTGAAGAGTGTCGATGACGATTCCGGTATCGAGATTGCATGTCGAAATGGGCCTACGTCAATCGTCGTCAGTGGAGGATTGGATCAGATACGGGAGCTGCAGGAGAAGGCTCTTACCAGGGGCCTGAAGACAACAGTGCTCGAGGTACAGTATGCTTTCCACTCTTCTCAAATGGATGCCATTCTGGAAGACTTCTCGTCGGTTGCAAATCGAGTCAATTTCGCAGCACCAGCCATACCTGTTGCGTCGACAGTTCTGGGATCGATCGTCGAAGGTGCAGGAATCATCAATGCCAAATATCTGCTCCGGGGCACTCGCGGCCCTGTGCAGTTCATGGACGCGGTCGAAGCGGTTAAAAGTCTGCAAAACTCCCCAAATCAGCAAACAGTTTGGATTGAGACTGGGCCAAGCCCGGTTTGTGTTGGAATGGTGAGGTCCATGGCCATGGAAGGAGCTGCTGATCAGCTCCTTCCCTCAATGaagaagggcgaggacgACTGGAAGATGCTGACCACATCAGTGGCCAAAGCTTTCGCTGCGGGGCTCAACATCGATTGGCGTGAATTCCATCGACCCTATGAGTTGTCTCTGCGTCTAACTGCGTTACCTCATTACGCTTTCGATCTCAAGAACTACTGGATTCAATATGAGGGTGATTGGGCTCTGCGGAAAGGCGACGCAGATAGCCTCCCTAGGTCTCCCGCGGCACAAGACCGCCTCACAAAACTCCCGTCAACTACCCTCCATCGTATCGAGTCCGAGGTCCGTGACAAGGCTGGTATCTCCGTCATTTTCGCATCAGATGCTTCCGAGCCGAAGTTGAACACCGCTCTTCGCGGTCATCTCGTCAATGGCGCAGGGCTCTGCCCTAGTTCTATCTACGCAGACATGGCATTCACTGCTGCATCGTACATCCTGGGCGACGCAGGGCTCAATATGTCCTTGGATGTCCGGGACATGCAAGTCGACAAACCGCTTGTTATTCAACCAGGGGATACGAAGCAAATTATTCGAGTGTTTGCGACGAAAAAGATTGGTTCCGACCAAATTAAAGTAACATTTGCCTCTCAGGATGGAAGCAGAAACGAACACCACGCCACGTGTAGTGTTGTATGCGGACGAGGAGAAAGTTGGCAACACAACTGGTCCAAGACGGCATATCTAATCAAGGCACGCATCGAAAGTCTAAAAGAGTCCTCCAACAAAGGCCAAACGCACAGAATTCTCCGGTCAATGGTGTACAAGTTGTTTGCAGCATTGGTGGATTACGACACTCGATACCAGGGGTTGCAAGAGGTCTTCATGGACAGCAACCTGTTTGAAGCAGCGGCCAACGTGAAATTCAACACCTCTGACAGTGATGGCACATTCAACCATAGCCCATACTGGATCGATGGTTTCTCCCATCTTTCAGGCTTTGTGCTTAATGGCGGAGAGAGGACCCCTGCCGATGCTGTTTACATTTCCCATGGTTGGGATAGTATGAAGATTGTTGGTCAGTTGTCTGCTGATAAAGAGTATCAGAGCTATGTCCGCATGCAAGATACAAGCACACGCGGAGTAATGGAGGGCGATGTGTATCTCTTTGAAGgcgatgtggtggtggctgtttgTCAGGGTCTGCGATTTCAGCGCATCCAACGCTCGATTTtcgaccacctcctcccaccgccaaacaagccctccaccccttcgcAACCCATGCCGAGCCTCGGTGCCAAGAGGCAATCTTTGAATTCGCACATTCCGACAATCAAGGTTGAGTTGGTGGACGATGATATCGTGTCGTCGGATTTTGACCAGGTCCTTCAATTGGTAGCTTCCGAGGTCGGTGTTGACGTTGAAGACCTGGCAGACGACACAGTATTTGCAGATCTGGGCGTTGATAGTTTGCTGTCCATCACTATCACCGCCAAGCTTGGCCAACTATGGGGCCAAGCCATACCGGCGGGTCTTTTCACCGAGATTCTGACTGTTGCAGAACTGCGCCGGTATCACCTTGAAAACATTGATAATTCTGAAGACGACGACCGTGCCTCGAGCTATGGCGGAAGCACTTGTGGAAACGACATTTTCAGCCAGCCTCAGAGTCAGGCATACACTCCGTTTACCAACACAGGGCTTTCCATCGGCACTCCAGTAGAAGATCGAGCTGGAGCTATCAGAAAGATCATTGCTGCTGAGTTGGGAATGAGCATCGAGGAAATCGACAATGACGTACCTTTGGCGGACCTTGGTGTTGACAGTCTACTATCTTTGTCGATCATGGCTGCTATCAAAGCACAGACAGGTCAGATATTCCCATCCAGCTTTTTGATGGAATATCCAAGTTTAGCAGCAATCGAGGCTGCTTTCGGCCCTCGCCGAACACTACCAGCCCAACAGCTGTTCAAAGCCCTGGAAAAGGTgcaaaacaacaagagcaTTCCACAGTCTGAAGCTGTCTTGCTGCAAGGATCGTCATCTTCACGAGAACCTGCCCTGTTTCTGCTCCCTGATGGCTCTGGGAGTGCCAGCAGCTATGTTGGACTGCCAAACCTGAAACTATCTGGCCCTGTGTGGGGACTTGACAGCCCATTTCTTAACAATCCTGAGGCATTCACCATTCCGCTGGAAGAACTGGCTTCCTCATTTGCTGCAGAGATTCGAAACAAACAGGCTCACGGTCCGTACCGACTGGCCGGGTGGTCCATTGGAGGAACCTACGCATATGAAGTTGCACTACAATTGTTAAGTCatggagaggtggttgagtcTCTGACACTCATTGATGCACCATGTCCGGCTTCCCTCCCGCCACTGCCTATCGAAACGATCTCATTACTCGACAAAGTTGGAGCGTTTGACGGtttcaagaacaagaagaaggcgggcAAGACATACATGAGGGAAACTGTCCATGCTCACTTTGCTGGATCGGTTAAAGCACTGGAAAAATACAAGCCAGCTGCAATGCAAAATATTTCAACTCCACTGATTAAGTCTGTCACAGTGGTGTGGGCACGAGATGGCGTTTGGGACACGGTTGGGCCGGAAGTCAAAGCAAGGCATATTAAGGCACTGGGCAAAAAGAATGCTGCAAGAGACTGGATGTTGGACACAAAATCAGGCTTTGGGCCGAACGGGTGGGAGTTGTTGCTCCCTGGTGCTGAGATTCAGTGCAAAGTAGTTGAGGGCGACCATTTCACCATCATGAAAGACTCAGGGGTGTTGAAGCTTGGCGAGGTACTTCAAGGTACCATCGTCGGGCCAGCTCGAAGTTGA
- a CDS encoding uncharacterized protein (antiSMASH:Cluster_1), protein MRDSTSRYLAALYVTIGSSATSIRCKSTLSGRGPVDKCGTYLLLLAILCNYPDRSELIRYPNDLQTANPPPPSIRYKPPSPSLNA, encoded by the exons ATGAGGGACAGCACCAGTCGCTAC TTAGCTGCGCTGTACGTCACAATTGGGTCCTCAGCCACATCGATCCGGTGCAAATCAACGCTTTCAGGGCGTGGACCCGTCGACAAATgtggtacctacctacttctcctcgccatcctctgCAACTACCCCGACAGGAGCGAATTAATACGTTATCCGAATGATTTGCAGACGGCtaaccccccgcccccatcgATCCGTTACAAGCCTCCAAGTCCTAGCCTAAATGCCTAA